aatgcaatcacccaaatttactattaaaaaaaaaaaatcacgtctAAATTAaaaaacgcaaaaaaaaaaaaaaaaaaaaaaaaaaaaaagaagaagaagaagagcaatgTGACGGATGAAGTCTgcccagggaaaaaaaaaaaaaaaaaacacattggaCGAAGCCCATGTGCAAGTGCACATGGGCATTTTCATCATTTATCTATCAAATTCTCCCACTCAGTTTTCTCCCCATTTTAGTGAGAACTTTTTGATGGGCCTGGGGAGAAAACATATGGGTCCCATTATCAttttcctctctccctctcccaaccaaacactcttcaaaaagttttatctcctcattttctctcatttttttcccatcctctctaaaatccactctaccaaacacaccctaaaatattagtatttctttctcaatttttttattagtctctggaatcatctctctctctcctctctctcaaagtcaagaaagtatttaaaaaaaatttgcaagtgAATGATAGCTATGTATATTTGCACAATTACTGTTGCTATAAATGCATTTTGCAAAATAGCAAATAAGTTGACTGGGTGATTTTTGGGATTGGGTGTGCAAAATTTGGTTCTTAAGTCATTTTACGCATACTGATGTAAATGCTCTTAATGAACACCCAAAAAATTCCTAGAGTTGTTACTGGTTTTGATCCTCACAACAATTCCCTTTAGATCATCAAATTTCACACAATTTCATCATTAGTCTCAATGATTTCTACTAGTACTGCTGTACTGTTACTTTTCAAACTTCTTGCCGTTTGACTTTTGACGGTCCCTCGGTTCAAAGAAAGTCTGGTGTCTATTCTATGTCAAGACTTGAGAgctaatgagaaaaaaaattcttaagaaCACAGTCCTATTACCGTTAATGTACTGGGAAATTCTGGAATGACAATATTAATTGCACCAGAACTAATAATTCAATTATTGCACTGTATAGTAATCTACTTCTCTTCTTATTTGACTTCAGCATGAAGGAACAATGGCATAGCCATATTCTTCTATTGAGATCAACTGATCCTCTTCCAGCTCTATATCTGTTCTTCTCGCAAACCTGCCTTTGACTCGGGGTCGGGTCTCTGCATAGGCCTTTCTAGATGCATACCgtattttcttctcaaatttcCTTGCTTTCCTTTTCTCTCGATATTTAAGGACCTTTGCTTCCCGGTTCGTTGGAGTTAATTGAAGTGGCATCACACGTGAATTGTTCTGCAATAGTTCAGTTGTCCCACTCTGAAACCTGGTATAAGAACATGAGAACTCGCTAGTTGTTTCCTTTAGTGAAATGCCATCACTCATAAAGGACAAGGCAACCTAGTGTAAAAATGAATAAACATTTAAGAATTTATGATAATATATTAACAGTAAGATAGAATagtagggggaaaaaaatagtgGGAGAGATATGATTAACTTGAGAACTGTACTAAGAGATACCATGAAAGtgaaaaatctaattttcagAGCCAGTAACTTGGGAATCAAGTTCTAAGATTTTTAGATCATTAGAAAGgccaatgaaaattgaaaagtaaagAGCTTTGAAATTTCCCACAAAAACAACCTTGAAGAAGTTAGAATTTGTACTATAAGGTATATAGAATCTTACGCTTTGACTACTTGAAGGAGTGTTGATAAAAGCAGCTCTTGAGGCTTCATACTCTCCATTGAAGGAAATAttatgttcttcttcttcttgtatttttcgCACTTCAACTGATGGAACTGGCACAATGATATCacttatatttttccctttatgaGCACTGTATGATTGCTGCTGCGAGTACTCATCTTGGTACTGTAACTTAGTACTTGAATCATACTGAACAGGTTCCAAATACTCAACTGCCACACTATTCATTAATTCACTGTTAGTCTGATTCTTTGTGTTTTCAGGATCAAGCAACAGAAAAGAATCTGCTTCAGCCTCATTTATTTCCCCATTGGTTTTATAAGCAACAATGTCATTTCCTACATCAAACATTGGAGCTGGCAGCTGTGGCAGCTCACAGTGGCAGTAGATATTTGATGACGCGTAGACTAGACCAGTTAGAGGGGATACTGGAACCCGGTTGTGGCCGCAGGCTATTGCGTTGGCAGAGTGTATCTCAACATCACAACTGATACAGAGTGATGCTGCATCAGCCTTACAGGTGAAAGCTGCTGGGGCATTCTCACATTCAGAGCAAACCAACACACGATGGTGTTGCAAAACCTGTGGAGTCGCAGCATGAATACATTCATCACAGCTAAAGCAAAGGTAAGCTGAGTCAGTATGGCAGTAGAGGTTGCAGGCTGCTGCATGACATGCATCACAAGTACGCGGCCAGTTGCAAGGATACCCGTCTCCAACAGAATCCACATTGAACATACTTGTTTTAAGAAAGGGGAGCGAATATCTTTATTATCTAATGCTTCTTCTATCTGTAACTTATTTATTCAGGAGAGGGAGGGGGAAACTGTGAGCAAGAAAGGTAAAGAGAGAACCATAAAAGTGAATAGTGTTGAGGCTTTTTGGTGGCTGAGATAGGTTGTTCCACAATCTTGTGGTTAGCCGTGTTCCAGGTGGGGCAAAAGGTTCTTGGGGGGCTTACTCTTTGTTACCTTTTGGAATCTTTCAAGATAGGGAAAAGCTGTGCTTAGTGAAATCAACATTAATAGCTGCTATGACACTATAAGATGTTTGCTTTTGAAAATAATGAAGTGGTTTCAATGGCTTTGTGATATTCCATGGAATGAACAAAACTGGTGATTATTCTTGTGGCTGAAATTCTGCATTCTAGAGTCAGCTATGTTGGAACTTCCAGCCCTTTACTCCCTTCCCTTTTAGCCTTTAGGTTGGTTCTGAATTAACTTCACTAGTGGGCATGAAATCTTAGAGCTCATGATCTGGTATCTTGGAGCCTGGACCAGGCATAAAGTGGTTTTCCCATAAAGTGGGTTCAAAAGCCTTTGTTTATATCTAATTATCATAGCCTATCACCTCATTGTTGAAAACgactcaaacaaataaaattgatcTCTGTTAACAAAGAGCGCAAGTTTGACCTTTTGACTGAAAAAAACATATTGATGTTTCATTCAGTTGGTTATTTTATAAACCAACATGAGCAAATGCCTCTTGTAGAACTTTGGGACAAACcaagattttatgtttttggaggGGGGTGGGGAACATGAACAAATTTGTTTTGACCATTCAATAGTAAGGCTGTAAACGAACTGAGTTTTGTCGAACAGTAAATGTTCAAACTCGGCTTGACAGCAAAAGTAGAATGTTCAAACTTGGCTTGAGTTTGATACGAACTTACAAATAATGTTCAAGTTTGAGCTTATTATAAAGCATAAAAGTTTGAGCtcggcttggcttggcttgattcATTGGTCAAGCCAAGCTCGAGCTCAATATCAAGCCCAAACTCAAGctcaatattatatttttgaactTGAGATCCAACATAAGTATATTATCAAGTTTATTATCTAGCCTATTTGGTTTAGATGTGTGGTCtcaacttataattaattaaagtcttGGAAGGATATGAGTTTACTTGTCAAGCTTATATCAAGTTTATTATCTAGCCTATTTGGTTTAGATGAGTGGTCtcaacttataattaattaaagtcttGGAAGGATATGAATTTATTTGTCAAgctcatatcaattttattaccaaactcataaataagTCTAGGCTTAActtgttttgttacttttgtatCGAGCCTTGGTGTTCACAAGCTTGTTCACGAATGATATTTTTTACTTGGACTCAGctcgtttattaaacaagcctaaaTTAAGGCTTAAACTTggcttgtttataaacaaacaaacatgaacgaGCTTTTTATAAAGCCAAACCCGAGCTGTTTATGAACGGCTTAGTTCATTTATAGCCCTATTCAATAGAAataatatactaaaaaaaaaaaaaaaaatcattttacttGGTATTAACGAAATAATCATTTCTTAATACATTTCAATTCAACCCTATATGATCTATCAATAGTTTCAAAATGGAACTCGAGGCTTTTCTAAAATTCCGATATTGATTTATGTAATAAGTTAGCAGCTGGCCTTTGGTAACAAACACAAGTAGATAGATTTATGCTTATGCGCAACAAATATGACCAACACAACATTGTAGAGAGTATATAGCGACCTATGTGGGTAAAGTTATGCAGAACAACATACTGAAATAGTGACAAATTTGGCTGAATTTTCACAGTACTTACAATCATTTGCATAAATAAAACCAAGTAGCATACAAAAAACGTGAACTCACTGCTGAAGAAACATGCATATTCCAAAGTGGAATTCTTTTAAAACAGTTTGAACTGCAACTGAAGGTGCGCCACCCACGATGAGGGATACTGATTTTTGTTCATTGTTAGATTCTATCAGAAATTCAAGCACTATAGTTTACCATGGTTGATTCaaagcaaaattttttaaaatacttacATTTGAAGAAAGAAATCTTAgtaataaagaagaagaaaaaaaaattgaaaaaaaatgaaacatttttCAGGATGGTTTAGATGAAGAGCTGAGCCATAGACGCAGCAAAGTGTATgggagagaggggggggggggggggttgttgtggggggtgggggagggagggagggaggggaATAATGTAACACACGTAGATTGTGTCAGCACATGAGAAAGTGCAATCATGGCCATATCATGTGGCTTTCCAACAtatcattttctaggttttgctcgttaaaaattttatttcttaattttagcaGCATTGGGTCACCATATTAAAGATATCCTCTGACTTAAAGTTCTGGccttttttactatttactctattttcacaaaaaaatttgttaagtaAACTCAAACGAAACTATTTTGCTAAGTAGTACTATTTGAAACGTGAGTTCCACtaggaacttaaaaaaaataataataataatcttaactcatttttttttcatggaactCAACTCTCAAGTAATGTTTAGTTGAAGGTCAAATAGTGTGGATGGAAaataagggtgtgtttggttgggtagaaaatatgagagaaaatGGGTAAttgggtgtttggttgggaggcaAGAGAGGGAGGAAAAATGGTGGGCCCCGCAGTTTTCTTTCCGGGCCATCAAAATTAAATCATTCCAATTCAAAGTGCAAACAAGGATGAAAATGTCTGGAAATGTTGTGGATGAAATCGCCCAGGCCAATGTCCAAAgcttttttgtcctttttttctCCGTTTCTCGGGTCATTCGGTTTCTTTCTTCATTTGTGCACTTGTTTGATCCTTtcttcgatttttttttttcttttgtgcttATCCTTTCTTcggttttttactttttcttttctttcttattttgacgtatttttttctttttcttttatcatgtGCAGAATGTTTCTTTTCTCAAATAGTtagttggtttttttcttttttctttttttagttaaaaaattttgggttctTGAACTTCTtgtcttttatttgtttaatgtATAAATGAAGTACAATTCGTACacaattttgtaataaaaaaatatattagattttgttttatttaatagagATATAACTAGAtttatactgattttaattttcatcttctcattttttttttttaaccaaacaaaTAAGCTTTTCACCCCTtcatttttctatcttttcaaCTAAACACggataagaaaaaattaatttttttctatctttccacttttttttttatctgttcttcattttatattctctcaattttccactattccaaccaaacaaactcTAGAAGATAGAAAATAGGAGTAAGTGCTCTTTGGTAAGAAAAGAtgggaaataaattttttggttgGGCCTAAACATTTTCTACTCAGGCTCACAAAAAATCCATCTTTCCAAATTGGAGATAAAACAGGCATGAAAGTGCCTATTACTGGACAATGACCAAACTGCCCCGACTTTTTAATGCTTCTCAAATATCCCAAGGTAACTttcgttatttatttattcttattcaACGCAATCACTCTGGCGGACAATTTAAAGGTTAATATAACCCCCCAGGTCTGTCGTGATAATTTAGAACTCATCTTTCTTATGGGTGAAATTAAGTAGCCATTCTAAACGTGAACACCAAGCCTGTGACTTGTAGCTATGTGTTAGGTTAGGACAATGAAATATTACTCTAGGAAATGAGGAGTTTCTCCACgccacaataaaataaaatgaaatggaaTAAGAAAAAAGACTATACCAGCACTAACCAGTAACCACAACTCAAAATGATGGCGGCGTGAAAATGTTGTTAGATTTTGGTGTGCCCTTAGAATTTCTTGAAATTGAATTCATTGAGGTTTTTATaacaatcaaacaattgaaGTTAGTCTCCAATAAACACCATTCCCATGATCCCATCTAAAGATGGATCCATAGACCGCATTGCACAAATTCAACACCCCCAGACCAAAACTCAAGCATGTCCTAAGATTCCATACCACAGATTCCAAATCTCAATTGCCAAAGACTGCTTGTCCTGAGAAGATTAGGGATTAGAACCACGAGCAGGCATAATATTATTCAGCAATTTTCAACAAGAGGCCTTGCATAAATGCTAAGATGCTCCATTacatgaattacaaaaatatatttatttgaactTAAACTTGATGTACATCACAATGAAATAATTCACGAGCTTAACCAAATCCTaactttgtaaatttttgtaacaaGAAACATAAATAGCTTGAGTAGATCACAAATAATCACGCATTTACTAAGCAATAAAATCTAATCAAGAGGAGCCAGCACTTTGATGCATTGGAAGAGAGAATACTAAAAAGTTATGACaggacaaacaaaaaaattaaaccaatgCACAACTGCCAAACTACTTCAAAAAGGTAATCTGTGTACCATTGGACAGGGAACACTATTTCTTTCGTTGCcatatatctttcttttttttttgggggggggggggtggtaaTTTCGCTACCATATATC
The Quercus lobata isolate SW786 chromosome 10, ValleyOak3.0 Primary Assembly, whole genome shotgun sequence DNA segment above includes these coding regions:
- the LOC115964504 gene encoding zinc finger protein CONSTANS-LIKE 2-like translates to MFNVDSVGDGYPCNWPRTCDACHAAACNLYCHTDSAYLCFSCDECIHAATPQVLQHHRVLVCSECENAPAAFTCKADAASLCISCDVEIHSANAIACGHNRVPVSPLTGLVYASSNIYCHCELPQLPAPMFDVGNDIVAYKTNGEINEAEADSFLLLDPENTKNQTNSELMNSVAVEYLEPVQYDSSTKLQYQDEYSQQQSYSAHKGKNISDIIVPVPSVEVRKIQEEEEHNISFNGEYEASRAAFINTPSSSQSVALSFMSDGISLKETTSEFSCSYTRFQSGTTELLQNNSRVMPLQLTPTNREAKVLKYREKRKARKFEKKIRYASRKAYAETRPRVKGRFARRTDIELEEDQLISIEEYGYAIVPSC